In Oscillatoria acuminata PCC 6304, a single window of DNA contains:
- a CDS encoding HD domain-containing protein, protein MSYVDGLGLKLTWDALLEQFSTDRKLGTKVLFNLVSTYSHPQRYYHNLGHIQLMMATLDRMKSLARDFPAIYLATWFHDVIYDPTAHDNEEKSAEYAGKVLPKLNISDSTIAATETLILRTKHHEAAEDELDTQILLDADWAILGAEPSEYQFYTQAIRREFVAFSEADYRRGRSQFLEGILQRDRLYFTPLMFEEKEAIARRNLEQEIKTLSG, encoded by the coding sequence ATGAGCTATGTAGATGGATTGGGCCTCAAATTGACTTGGGACGCCTTGTTAGAACAGTTTTCTACCGATCGCAAACTCGGTACAAAAGTCTTATTTAATTTAGTCAGTACCTATTCTCATCCCCAACGATATTACCATAACCTCGGTCATATTCAGTTGATGATGGCAACATTGGACCGCATGAAATCTCTAGCAAGGGATTTTCCGGCTATTTATTTAGCTACTTGGTTTCATGATGTCATTTATGACCCAACTGCCCATGATAATGAGGAAAAAAGTGCGGAATATGCCGGGAAAGTATTACCGAAATTAAACATTTCCGACTCAACCATTGCCGCCACCGAAACCCTGATTCTCAGGACGAAACATCATGAAGCGGCAGAGGATGAATTGGATACTCAAATACTCCTCGATGCAGATTGGGCAATCTTGGGGGCAGAACCCTCAGAATATCAGTTTTATACCCAAGCCATTCGTCGAGAATTTGTAGCATTTTCTGAAGCCGACTATCGCCGGGGGAGAAGCCAATTTTTGGAAGGAATATTACAGCGCGATCGCCTGTATTTTACGCCCCTGATGTTTGAGGAAAAAGAGGCGATCGCCCGCCGTAATTTAGAACAAGAAATTAAAACCCTTTCCGGGTAG
- a CDS encoding GDSL-type esterase/lipase family protein encodes MKSVQSETKLILSVTLNVIGLILAVVLIARKGGIPGLWRQRRSIPPDTQRWVKIYYQHRQSLFEDLPVANGPIVFLGDSLTDSCEWHEILNHSDIVNRGIMGDTTQGVLARLKPILATQPRQIFIMIGINDLARRQELSSILANYQQILATIQQQSPQTQVYVKSVLPINDRLFENAPSNETIRTLNTQLQRLSETFSYSYLDLHSQLVDENQQLDERYTLDGLHLNGTAYLIWKAAIESYVERDAEGLDEESNQFPNQPQPLTPTNDQ; translated from the coding sequence ATGAAATCTGTTCAATCGGAAACCAAGTTAATTTTATCAGTGACTTTAAATGTCATTGGTTTAATTTTGGCAGTGGTCTTGATTGCCCGAAAAGGAGGTATTCCGGGACTGTGGAGACAAAGGCGTTCAATTCCTCCAGATACTCAGCGTTGGGTGAAAATTTACTATCAGCATCGCCAGAGTTTGTTTGAAGACCTCCCCGTCGCCAACGGTCCCATTGTTTTCCTGGGAGATAGTTTGACGGATTCCTGTGAATGGCACGAGATTTTAAATCATTCGGACATCGTGAATCGCGGCATTATGGGGGATACAACCCAGGGAGTTTTGGCTCGATTAAAGCCCATTCTCGCTACTCAACCGCGACAAATTTTTATAATGATTGGTATTAATGATTTAGCTCGAAGACAGGAATTGTCCAGTATTTTAGCAAATTATCAGCAGATTTTAGCCACCATTCAACAACAATCCCCGCAAACTCAAGTTTATGTTAAGAGTGTCTTACCCATCAATGATAGACTGTTTGAAAATGCCCCCAGCAATGAGACGATTAGAACCCTCAATACTCAATTGCAACGGTTAAGCGAAACTTTTTCTTATTCTTATCTTGATTTACATTCTCAACTGGTCGATGAAAATCAACAACTGGATGAACGCTACACCCTAGATGGGTTACATTTGAATGGGACTGCCTACTTGATTTGGAAAGCGGCGATCGAAAGTTATGTAGAACGCGACGCTGAGGGATTGGATGAAGAATCAAATCAATTCCCCAACCAACCCCAACCCCTAACCCCCACCAATGACCAATGA
- the miaA gene encoding tRNA (adenosine(37)-N6)-dimethylallyltransferase MiaA: MPGLIVICGATATGKSSLALDLAQGLGSPILSADSRQVYREFDIGTAKPTAADRQLVPHYLLDLCDPTDNLTVADYQDQANQAIAEVHRQNQVPLLVGGTGLYLKAVVKGLKIPRVAPNPELRSQLTALGQAQCYAMLQQVDPESTIRIHANDAVRTLRALEVFYVTGCPISQQQGENPPSYPILQIGLDCSEVQEGDRRILIRTQEMFAAGFVAEVESICQKYGSDLPLLHTLGYAEVKQYLAGEISQEEAQELTALHTRQFAKRQRTWFRGDRHIEWFAVDQPDLLERVWHRVQRFLEQRKVAKFCVPSVTSQTP; this comes from the coding sequence ATGCCTGGATTAATTGTAATTTGTGGGGCGACGGCGACGGGAAAATCCAGTCTAGCATTGGATTTGGCCCAGGGTTTGGGGTCGCCAATTTTGAGTGCAGATTCCCGTCAGGTGTATCGCGAGTTTGATATTGGGACCGCTAAACCCACTGCTGCCGATCGCCAGTTGGTCCCTCATTATCTCCTGGATCTTTGTGATCCGACGGATAATTTAACCGTGGCGGATTATCAGGACCAGGCGAATCAGGCGATCGCTGAGGTTCATCGCCAAAATCAAGTCCCTTTGTTAGTCGGAGGGACCGGATTATATCTCAAGGCGGTGGTGAAGGGGTTGAAAATTCCCCGAGTGGCCCCTAATCCTGAGTTGCGATCGCAGTTGACTGCCTTGGGTCAAGCTCAATGTTACGCCATGCTGCAACAGGTGGACCCCGAGAGTACCATCCGAATTCATGCCAACGATGCGGTCAGAACCCTGCGGGCATTAGAAGTATTTTACGTCACCGGCTGCCCAATTTCTCAACAACAAGGAGAAAATCCCCCCAGTTATCCCATTTTACAGATTGGTTTAGATTGTAGCGAGGTCCAAGAAGGCGATCGGCGAATTTTAATTCGTACCCAGGAAATGTTTGCGGCGGGTTTTGTGGCGGAAGTGGAATCAATTTGTCAAAAATATGGGTCTGACTTACCGCTGCTTCATACCCTCGGATATGCTGAAGTTAAGCAATATTTGGCGGGAGAAATTTCCCAGGAAGAAGCACAAGAATTAACGGCATTACATACCCGACAATTTGCTAAACGGCAGCGGACTTGGTTCCGAGGCGATCGCCATATTGAATGGTTTGCCGTTGATCAACCCGATTTGCTAGAACGGGTCTGGCATCGAGTCCAAAGGTTTCTGGAACAGCGGAAAGTCGCCAAGTTCTGCGTCCCTTCCGTAACGAGTCAAACCCCCTAA
- a CDS encoding phage holin family protein, with product MIGFIITWLVAAISLLITAYVVPGIYVAGFSSAALAAILMGLINAIVKPILVLLTLPLTILTLGLFLLVINGITLALVGYLTPGFDVNGFLPAIIGAIVLSLVSSAIGHLVKEGTNA from the coding sequence ATGATCGGTTTTATCATTACTTGGTTGGTTGCGGCCATTTCCCTGCTGATTACGGCCTATGTTGTTCCTGGTATCTATGTGGCGGGGTTTTCATCCGCTGCCCTGGCGGCGATTTTAATGGGATTGATTAATGCCATTGTCAAACCGATTCTGGTGCTTTTGACGTTGCCTTTAACGATTTTGACTTTGGGGTTATTTTTGTTGGTGATTAATGGCATCACTCTGGCCCTGGTGGGATATCTCACCCCAGGGTTTGATGTCAATGGCTTTTTACCGGCTATTATTGGAGCAATCGTGCTATCGTTGGTTTCCAGTGCGATCGGGCATTTGGTGAAAGAGGGAACGAATGCTTAA
- a CDS encoding pyridoxal-phosphate-dependent aminotransferase family protein, producing the protein MDDKLMLMIPGPTPVPEQALRALAKHPIGHRSKDFEAIIAEVTENLKWLHQTQSDVLMLTASGTGAMEAGIINFLSPGDRVIVGSNGKFGERWAQVAKAYSLTVDPITADWGQALDPEQFRQTLEADTNKEIKAVIVTHSETSTGVINDLETINQHVKAHGQALIIVDAVTSLGATNVPVDAWGLDVVASGSQKGFMIPPGLGFVSVSAKAWEAYKTAKLPKFYLDLGKYKKATDQNSSPFTPPVNLIFALQATLRMMKQEGLENIFKRHERQMKATRAAATAMGLKLYAPDHAAARSITAVATSDAEQIRSIVKKRFDIVMAGGQDHLKGEIFRIGHLGFVSDRDILTAIAALEAALQELGKATQVGAGVAAAAKILGES; encoded by the coding sequence ATGGACGACAAGCTGATGCTAATGATTCCGGGCCCTACTCCGGTGCCAGAACAAGCATTGAGAGCCTTAGCCAAACATCCCATAGGCCACCGGAGCAAAGATTTTGAGGCAATCATCGCTGAGGTGACGGAAAATTTGAAATGGCTGCACCAAACTCAAAGCGATGTCTTGATGCTGACGGCATCTGGAACTGGCGCGATGGAAGCGGGAATCATTAACTTCCTGAGTCCAGGCGATCGCGTGATTGTCGGCAGCAATGGTAAATTTGGGGAACGCTGGGCCCAAGTTGCCAAAGCCTATAGCCTCACGGTAGACCCCATCACTGCTGACTGGGGACAAGCATTGGACCCCGAGCAATTCCGGCAAACGCTGGAAGCGGATACCAACAAAGAAATTAAAGCGGTCATCGTCACCCACAGCGAAACCTCCACTGGGGTGATCAATGACCTAGAAACCATCAATCAGCACGTTAAAGCCCACGGTCAGGCTTTAATTATCGTCGATGCCGTCACCAGTTTAGGGGCGACGAATGTGCCGGTAGATGCTTGGGGACTGGATGTGGTCGCCTCTGGGTCACAAAAAGGCTTTATGATTCCTCCGGGACTGGGCTTTGTCTCCGTCAGCGCCAAAGCATGGGAAGCGTACAAAACGGCTAAACTGCCGAAATTTTATCTGGATTTGGGCAAATACAAGAAAGCCACGGATCAAAATAGCAGTCCCTTTACTCCCCCAGTTAACCTGATTTTTGCCTTGCAAGCCACCCTGCGGATGATGAAGCAGGAAGGGTTAGAGAATATCTTCAAGCGCCATGAACGGCAAATGAAGGCGACTCGGGCGGCAGCTACGGCAATGGGATTGAAACTCTATGCGCCGGATCATGCAGCAGCGCGATCGATTACGGCTGTGGCGACTTCCGATGCTGAACAAATTCGGTCCATTGTCAAGAAACGGTTTGATATCGTGATGGCAGGAGGACAAGACCACCTCAAGGGTGAAATCTTCCGAATTGGACATTTGGGATTTGTCAGCGATCGCGACATCCTCACCGCCATTGCTGCCCTAGAAGCCGCCTTGCAAGAACTCGGTAAGGCAACCCAAGTCGGTGCCGGTGTCGCCGCTGCCGCCAAAATTCTAGGGGAATCCTAA
- a CDS encoding S-methyl-5'-thioadenosine phosphorylase: MEPVKVGIIGGSGLYQMEALKDVEEVAMKTPFGPPSDAAIVGSLDGIRVAFLARHGRHHSLMPSEIPFRANIYALKKLGVDYIISASAVGSLKEEVKPLDMMVPDQFIDRTQHRMSSFFGEGIVAHIAFGEPVCDRLAEILSDAVASLNLPEVNLHRGGTYVCMEGPAFSTQAESNLYRSWGASIIGMTNLTEAKLAREAEIAYATLALVTDYDCWHPMHDSVTVEMILDNLHANADHAQKVIQEVVRRLGENPPESKAHSALKYAILTPMDRVPPRIKDKLKVILQKYL; this comes from the coding sequence ATGGAACCCGTGAAAGTAGGCATTATTGGGGGAAGCGGACTCTATCAAATGGAGGCGCTTAAAGATGTTGAAGAGGTGGCGATGAAGACGCCTTTTGGCCCTCCTTCCGATGCGGCGATCGTTGGGAGTTTAGATGGCATCCGGGTGGCCTTTTTAGCCCGTCATGGTCGTCATCATAGTTTGATGCCGTCAGAAATTCCGTTTCGGGCCAATATTTATGCCCTGAAAAAATTAGGGGTGGACTATATTATTTCAGCTTCGGCGGTGGGGTCTTTGAAAGAGGAGGTGAAACCGCTGGATATGATGGTTCCAGATCAGTTTATCGATCGCACTCAACATCGGATGTCCAGTTTTTTTGGGGAGGGAATTGTTGCTCATATTGCCTTTGGGGAACCCGTTTGCGATCGCCTCGCGGAAATCCTCTCGGATGCAGTTGCCAGTTTGAATTTACCCGAGGTTAATCTGCATCGCGGCGGGACTTATGTCTGTATGGAAGGTCCGGCATTTTCCACTCAAGCTGAATCTAATTTGTATCGGAGTTGGGGGGCGAGTATCATTGGCATGACGAATTTAACCGAGGCAAAATTAGCCCGGGAAGCGGAAATTGCTTATGCGACTTTGGCCTTAGTGACGGATTATGACTGTTGGCATCCGATGCATGATAGTGTAACCGTAGAAATGATATTGGATAACCTCCATGCTAATGCGGATCATGCCCAAAAAGTGATTCAAGAAGTGGTCCGGCGGTTGGGTGAAAATCCCCCGGAAAGTAAGGCGCATTCGGCGTTGAAATATGCGATTTTAACCCCAATGGATCGAGTGCCGCCTCGGATTAAGGATAAGTTAAAGGTGATTTTGCAGAAATATTTGTAA
- a CDS encoding ribonuclease H-like domain-containing protein has protein sequence MWKKELWLETQFINNFYHGPLHNLVFIDLEFFPVYITPNKVQQRIFGYTITRILESNDFQYIKIQLIENHREEKHLIKEIIGDLQLLQNKVFVGFNIINSDLYCLTKRIRSLKLKPDISPLTILDLYDPKQSRYRGGLNGLFEYLDINIDKQINGLYIRRNAKRVLSQKENASEIINRIYEYCLEDAKNYFYIVSNWKQKFPPLDPDTFLQYEFKVKRY, from the coding sequence ATGTGGAAAAAAGAACTCTGGCTGGAAACTCAGTTCATCAACAATTTTTATCATGGCCCTCTCCATAATTTAGTTTTTATTGATTTAGAATTTTTCCCGGTTTACATCACACCCAACAAAGTTCAACAAAGGATTTTTGGCTATACAATTACTCGAATCCTAGAGTCCAATGATTTTCAATATATTAAAATTCAACTAATTGAAAATCATCGAGAAGAAAAACATCTGATCAAGGAAATTATTGGCGATTTGCAATTATTACAAAATAAGGTTTTCGTCGGGTTTAATATCATTAACAGTGATTTATATTGTTTGACGAAGCGAATCCGGTCCCTGAAACTCAAGCCAGACATCAGTCCTCTGACTATTTTAGATTTGTACGACCCCAAACAATCTCGATATCGCGGCGGATTAAATGGATTATTTGAATATCTGGATATCAACATTGACAAACAAATTAATGGATTGTACATTCGCCGGAATGCCAAGCGGGTCCTGTCTCAAAAAGAAAATGCCAGTGAAATTATTAATAGAATTTACGAATATTGTTTAGAAGATGCCAAAAATTATTTTTATATTGTCTCAAATTGGAAACAAAAATTTCCCCCGTTAGACCCGGACACCTTTCTCCAGTATGAGTTTAAAGTCAAGCGGTATTAA
- a CDS encoding class I SAM-dependent methyltransferase, whose amino-acid sequence MDYLKFIEMLPQQYENWGTDSVKPCSDKFQEVLDRVQGTTTANLMQLINLAVSCLEPGEIYCEIGTYQGSSLIGALLDQGDRHAYGVDNFSEWDESSESYETLIENLTQFKVLDRVEFYNEDFERFLLDLRDRQPTPKVGVYFYDCAYDYRSQLIGLLFMKNFLADRALVIVNNGHWKTVQQAQKDFIAAHPECQAIAELSTVVGEATFGNGIQVLSWTSSSNNRYSAASEQNRDRQPVG is encoded by the coding sequence ATGGATTATCTTAAATTTATTGAAATGCTTCCTCAGCAGTATGAAAATTGGGGTACAGATTCAGTCAAACCCTGTTCTGACAAGTTCCAGGAGGTCCTCGATCGCGTCCAAGGAACGACGACGGCGAATTTGATGCAGTTAATCAATTTAGCGGTGTCTTGTCTGGAACCCGGGGAAATTTATTGTGAAATTGGCACCTATCAAGGGTCGAGTTTAATTGGCGCATTGCTGGATCAAGGCGATCGCCACGCTTATGGGGTGGATAATTTCTCGGAATGGGATGAGAGTAGCGAGAGTTATGAAACCCTGATTGAAAATTTAACCCAGTTTAAGGTGTTGGATCGGGTGGAGTTTTACAATGAAGACTTTGAAAGGTTTCTGTTGGATTTACGCGATCGCCAACCGACGCCTAAAGTTGGGGTCTATTTTTATGATTGTGCTTATGACTATCGATCGCAACTCATTGGTTTACTGTTCATGAAAAACTTTTTAGCCGATCGCGCTTTAGTGATTGTCAACAATGGTCACTGGAAAACAGTACAACAAGCCCAAAAAGATTTTATCGCCGCCCATCCCGAATGTCAAGCGATCGCCGAACTCTCGACCGTAGTTGGGGAAGCAACCTTTGGCAATGGAATTCAAGTGCTTAGTTGGACAAGTTCCTCCAATAATCGTTATTCTGCTGCTTCCGAACAGAATCGCGATCGGCAACCCGTGGGATAA
- a CDS encoding DUF5340 domain-containing protein has product MEPIPLPSPIHYELLLQLLERQTLYAVNQNPSAREQVQQLIVTLRKAQSQQKQLESKFQRENIPVEHRWSLNEVAAAKTPGNSAHPE; this is encoded by the coding sequence TCCCCCATCCACTACGAACTGCTGCTGCAACTATTGGAACGGCAAACCCTCTATGCGGTAAATCAGAATCCATCCGCTAGGGAACAGGTGCAACAACTGATTGTGACCCTCAGAAAAGCCCAAAGCCAACAGAAGCAACTAGAGTCTAAGTTTCAGCGCGAAAATATTCCGGTAGAACATCGGTGGTCCCTTAACGAAGTCGCTGCTGCTAAGACCCCGGGAAATTCGGCCCATCCTGAGTAA
- a CDS encoding pentapeptide repeat-containing protein, with product MNWRHLAAHVLALLLLFMPSPALAQAYKYYPPPLSYSNAQLSGKDFSGQFLRTAEFSNADLQFTNFSNVQAEGAIFSLSMMKEANFHGADLTNSMLEWTNLTNADFTDAVLVEALFLGANVKKMKVTGADFTDAILDGAQVKQLCENASGVNSKTGVDTRESLGCR from the coding sequence ATGAACTGGCGACATTTGGCTGCTCATGTTTTAGCACTCCTGCTGTTATTCATGCCCTCACCGGCATTAGCGCAAGCCTATAAATACTATCCACCTCCGCTGTCCTATAGCAATGCCCAACTCTCCGGCAAAGACTTTTCAGGGCAGTTTTTAAGGACCGCAGAGTTCTCTAATGCAGATTTACAATTTACGAATTTCTCAAATGTTCAAGCAGAAGGGGCCATTTTCAGCCTCTCCATGATGAAAGAGGCGAATTTTCATGGGGCGGATTTGACCAATTCCATGCTGGAATGGACCAACTTAACCAATGCCGATTTTACCGATGCGGTGTTAGTTGAGGCGCTGTTTCTCGGGGCGAATGTCAAGAAGATGAAGGTTACCGGGGCCGATTTCACCGATGCCATTTTAGATGGGGCGCAAGTCAAGCAACTCTGTGAAAATGCCAGTGGCGTCAATTCAAAAACCGGGGTTGATACTCGTGAATCCCTCGGATGTCGGTAA
- the glcD gene encoding glycolate oxidase subunit GlcD, protein MLAQKTQSERNWKPIIKEFEKVVGKNGVVRRKEELLTYECDGLTSYRQRPALVVLPRTTEQVSEAIKICDRHNIPWLPRGAGTGLSGGALPIENCVLIVTALMRKILNVDLENQRVVVQPGVINNWVTQTVSGAGFYYAPDPSSQIICSIGGNVAENSGGVHCLKYGVTTNHVLGLKLVLPDGAIVDVGGELTEMPGYDLTGLFVGSEGTLGIATEITLRILKTPEAICVLLADFTSVEDAGAAVSAITSAGIIPAGMEMMDNLSINAVEDVVATGCYPRDATAILLVEIDGLQVEVDKNKKRISELCKQNGARNITSANDLETRMKLWKGRKAAFAAAGHLSPDYYVQDGVIPRTQLPYVLKEIERLSEKYGYRVANVFHAGDGNLHPLVLYDNAIPGALEQVEELGGEILKLCVKVGGSLTGEHGIGADKKCYMSEMFNEIDLETMQWVRSVFNPKGLANPDKLFPTPRTCGEAANALQTQKFEGIEAF, encoded by the coding sequence ATGCTGGCCCAAAAAACCCAATCAGAACGCAACTGGAAACCGATTATCAAAGAGTTTGAAAAAGTTGTCGGTAAAAATGGAGTAGTCCGACGAAAAGAAGAACTCCTCACTTATGAATGTGATGGATTAACCAGTTACCGCCAACGTCCCGCATTAGTGGTATTGCCGCGAACCACGGAACAGGTTTCTGAGGCAATTAAAATCTGCGATCGCCATAACATTCCCTGGTTACCCCGGGGTGCAGGAACTGGACTCTCTGGCGGTGCATTACCCATCGAAAACTGTGTGTTAATCGTCACCGCTTTAATGCGAAAAATCCTCAACGTTGACCTAGAAAATCAGCGAGTAGTCGTCCAACCGGGGGTAATTAACAACTGGGTTACCCAAACCGTTAGCGGCGCAGGATTTTATTATGCCCCCGACCCTTCCAGTCAAATTATCTGTTCCATTGGCGGCAATGTTGCTGAAAATTCCGGCGGGGTTCACTGCCTCAAATATGGCGTTACCACCAATCATGTTTTAGGGTTAAAATTAGTCCTGCCTGATGGTGCCATTGTGGATGTGGGAGGAGAACTCACGGAAATGCCCGGTTATGACTTAACCGGATTATTTGTTGGGTCCGAAGGCACATTAGGAATTGCCACAGAAATCACCCTTCGCATTCTTAAAACCCCAGAAGCGATTTGCGTCCTCTTAGCCGATTTTACAAGCGTTGAAGATGCCGGGGCGGCAGTTTCTGCCATTACCAGTGCAGGCATCATTCCTGCTGGCATGGAAATGATGGATAACCTCAGCATTAATGCCGTAGAAGATGTCGTTGCCACCGGATGTTATCCCCGAGATGCCACGGCTATTTTATTGGTAGAAATTGATGGATTGCAGGTGGAAGTTGATAAAAACAAAAAGCGAATATCTGAACTCTGCAAGCAAAATGGGGCGCGAAATATTACCTCCGCCAATGACCTAGAAACGCGGATGAAATTGTGGAAAGGACGCAAAGCAGCCTTTGCCGCAGCGGGACATTTAAGCCCCGATTATTATGTGCAAGATGGAGTAATTCCTCGGACGCAATTGCCTTATGTCTTGAAAGAAATCGAGAGACTCAGCGAAAAATATGGCTATCGAGTCGCCAATGTCTTTCATGCTGGAGATGGCAATCTGCATCCCTTAGTCCTGTATGATAATGCTATTCCCGGGGCCTTAGAACAAGTGGAAGAATTAGGGGGAGAAATTCTCAAACTTTGCGTAAAAGTCGGGGGAAGTCTCACCGGAGAACATGGCATTGGGGCCGATAAAAAATGCTACATGAGTGAAATGTTTAATGAAATTGATTTAGAAACCATGCAATGGGTCCGTAGCGTGTTTAATCCCAAAGGATTGGCAAATCCTGACAAACTCTTTCCCACCCCCCGGACTTGTGGGGAAGCAGCCAATGCCCTACAGACTCAAAAGTTTGAGGGAATAGAGGCTTTTTGA